Sequence from the Clostridium butyricum genome:
TAGATCAGGATAAAGTAGATGCAGTTTTAGGAACATATGCAAGCAGCTGTTCAATAGCAATGGCTCCAATTGCAACTGCAAATAAAAAAGTAATGCTTTCTATTGGATCTACAAACGCAAAGGTTACAACAGAAGGCGGCGACTATGTATTCCGTGCATGTTTCATAGATCCATTCCAAGGAAAAATTGCAGCAGAATTTGCATATGACGATTTACAAGCAAAACAAGTTGCACTTTTATATGATGTTGGAAAAGACTACTGTGTTGGTATTTCAAGTACATTTAAAGATACATTCCAAAAGTTAGGTGGAGAAGTAGCTTATGAAGGAAAGTATAACACTGGTGAAAGTGATTTCAAATCTTACCTAACAGAAATAGGAAACAAAGGTGTAAAAGTACTTTTCATACCTGATGATTATGATGTTGTCGGATTAATTGCAAAACAAATTAAAGAACTTGGTTTAAATATTCAACTTTTAGGTAGTGATTCATGGTCAGATCCAGGGCTTATGGCAGTTGGTGGAGATGCAGTTGAAGGTGCTTATTTTACAGATCACGTATCTATTAAGTCAGAAAATTTAAAAACATTTGTATCTAACTATAAGAATAAATATGGACAAGACCCAGGTGCATTCTCAGTACTTGCATATGATTCAGTTTATATTATGGCAACAGCAATTAAGAATGCTGGAAGCACTGACTCAGATGAAATAAAAGATGCGTTAAAGAAGTTAGATGAAAACTGTGGAACTACTCACTATAAATTCGATGAAAATAGAGATCCGATAAAGAGTGTTGTAATCAACAAAGTTTCTAATGGACAATTTGAGTTCGTAAAGGAAATTCAACCCAAATAGTAATTATATAAAATATGTTGTAAAGCCTGCATTTAGGATGAAGGTATAATGCAGGCCTTTGATTTTTCATTATAGAGGGAGGCGGAAAATATGAATACTTTACTTCAGCAGATAGTAAATGGAGTCTGTCAGGGAAGTGTTTATGCACTTATAGCAATAGGATATACAATGGTTTATGGAATTATAAAATTAATCAATTTTGCACACTGCGATATTTATATGTTTGGTGCTTATGCAGGATATTTTGCAGTTTCAGTATTAAGATTTGGTTTTACAGAAACACTTGTATTTGCAATGGTAGCATGTGCTGCATTAGGAATGCTTATAGAAAGAGTAGCCTATAAGCCATTGCGTAATTCACCAAAGGTTACATTATTCATAACAACTATGGGTGTTGAATTATTATTACAAAATCTTATAAAGACAGACATGCTTGCAGGACCTAACACAAAATCATTTCCAGAAATAATACCTTTGAAATCATACAACATTGGAAGTGTTATTATAAGTAACTATCAGATTATAGCAATTCTTACAACTGTTATCTTTTGTATATTACTACAATTTATAATAAAGAAAACAAGCGTAGGAAGAGCTATGAGAGCTACATCATATGATATGGATGCAGCATCTTTAATGGGTATTAATACAAATAAGGTTATTTCACTTACTTTTGCATTAGGTTCATTATTAGCAGGAACTGCTGGAGTACTTGTAGGACTTTTATATCCAAAATTAACACCAGCAATGGGAGTTATGCCAGGATTAAAATCATTCGTAGCGGCCGTTCTTGGTGGTATAGGAATAATACCAGGTGCTATGGTAGGTGGAATTATTATGGGACTTATTGAAACTTTATCTAAAGTTTATATCAGTTCTGGTTTATCAGATGCCATTGCATTTTCAATATTAATAATAATTCTTTTAGTAAAACCAACTGGATTATTTGGTAAAAATTCAAGAGAGAAAGTGTAGGTGAGAATATATATGGATATTAATGTTAATAAAGCAGAGTTAAATAGAAATATAAAAAAGACCTACATTAGATATGCGATTACTACAGGAGTTTTATTAATAATATACTGGATGGCATTATTACTTATTCAAAAAGGAATAATGGATAACTATACATTGAGAATTGTAAAACAGATAGGTATATTTATGATAGCAGCACTTGGATTAAATTTAATATTAGGATTTACTGGACAGCTTACAATGGGACACGCTGCATTTATGTCTATTGGTGCATATGGTTCAGCAGTAATGACTCAGAATTTCAATATGCCTTTTGCAGTTTCTTTAGTTATGGGAACAGTTTTATCATGTATCATGGCAGCATTAATTGGTTATCCAATTTTAAGATTAAAAGGTGACTATCTTGCAATATGTACTCTTGGATTTGGTGAAATTGTTAAGGTTATTATTCAGAATATAGATTATGTAGGTGGTGCAAGAGGGATGACAAGCATACCTACAAAGTCAAGTTTATTGATTATTTTCTTATGTGTAGCAGGATGTTATGCACTTCTTAAAAATCTGCTCCACTCATCAAAAGGAAGGGCTATAATGTCAGTTCGTGAAGATGAAATTGCTGCAGAAGCAATGGGAATAAATACTACAAAGTATAAAATGATGGCTTTTATTATAGGAAGTGGTATGGCTGGACTTGCTGGAGGATTATATGCTCATTTTAATACATTCATTGACCCTGTAACATTTAATTTCTCAAAATCTTTTGAATTGATTACGTATGTTGTACTTGGTGGAATGGGAAGTATATCAGGAACAGTATTGGGTACATCAATATTAATATTCCTTCCTGAATCATTACGCGGATTAAGTGATGTATTAAAGGAAAATCGTATGCTTATATATGCATTTTTACTTGTTGTAATGATGATATTCAGACCAGATGGAATTTTAGGATCTAGAGAGATAACTGTAAAAGGAATAAAAACATCAATAAAGAAATTACTATCGAAGAAGAATTCTTCTAATAAATCAGATAAATCAGAAACAAAGGTAGGTGTGTAGGTATGGCTTTATTAAATGTGGAGAATCTAACAATAAAATTTGGAGGACTTACAGCAGTATCTGAAGTTAATATGGAAATTGGAGAACAAAAACTTGTAGGACTGATAGGACCTAATGGAGCAGGAAAGACAACTTTGTTTAACATGCTTACAGGAGTATATAAACCTACATACGGCAAAATAGAATTTGACAATGAAAGAATAGATGGAATTAAACCCTATGATATAGCATCTAAAAGAATTTCAAGAACATTTCAAAATATTCGTTTGTTCAAAGATTTTACTGTTTTAGATAACGTAATGACAAGTTTTGATTTTCAGACAAAGACAACTTTACTTGGATCTATTTTACACACACCACACCAGATAATTGAAGAAGAAAAAATGAGAGAAGAAGCAATAAATTATCTAAAGATTATGAAATTAGATCATAAATTTAATGAATTTGCAAAAAATTTATCATATGGTGAACAAAGAAGATTGGAAATAGCAAGAGCTCTTGCAATAAAACCTAAACTTTTATTGCTTGATGAACCAGCAGCTGGAATGAATCCACAGGAGACTAAAGAACTTACAGAAATGATAAGATGGATAAAGGATGAATTTAAGATTTCTGTACTGCTTATAGAGCATGATATGAAATTGGTTATGAATGTATGTGAATATATTTATGTATTATCCTTTGGACAAATTATTGCAAATGGAGTTCCAGAAGAAATACAGAAGAATCCTAAGGTAATAGAAGCGTATCTTGGAAAGGGGGCAGTATAATATGCTTAAAATAGAAAATATAAATGTATATTATGGTGCAATACATGCAATTCATGAGTTGAATATTGAAGTAAATGATGGTGAAATTGTTACACTTATTGGAGCAAATGGAGCAGGAAAAACTTCTACTTTAAGAGCTATAAGTGGTTTGAATCCAGTAAAAAGCGGAGTTATAAGCTATGATGGAAAAGTAATAAGTAATATTCCACCTCATAAGATTGTATCATCAGGAATAAGTCAGGTACCAGAAGGCAGACGTGTTTTTGGAGATCAGACATGTGAGGAAAATCTGCTTTTAGGTGCTTATTTAAAAAAGGATAAAAAGCAGATTAATGAAACCATGGAAAAAGTTTTTACATGGTTTCCACGTATTAAAGAAAGAAGAAATCAATTAGCAGGGACACTTTCAGGTGGTGAACAACAGATGCTTGCAATTGGACGTTCATTAATGGCATCACCTAAATTGTTACTTCTTGATGAACCTTCAATGGGGCTTGCGCCTATAGTTGTTGAAGAAATATTTGAGATTATAAAGAGTATAAGAAAAGAAAATACTACAATTCTTCTTGTGGAACAAAATGCAAATGCAGCTCTTCAGATTGCAGATCGTGGATATGTAGTGGAAACAGGAAATATAGTATTAGAAGGACGTGCTATTGATCTGCTTCATGATGATGCAGTAAGAAAAGCATATCTTGGTGATTAATATAAATTTAAGGGGGGAGAATAATATGGAACGATTTGTAATAGCAATTACAAGACGTGCAGGAAGTGGAGGAACAACAATTGGTGAAATGCTTGCTGATGAGTTTAGTATAAATTTATATGACAAAAAACTTCTAAGAATAGCATCAGAAGATAGTGGTATTAATGAAGCTATCTTTCAAAATGCAGATGAAAGAGTGAAAAATAGCATATTATATCGTGTATCAAAAAAAGTATATAAAGGAGAGTTAATACCTCCTGAAAGTGATAATTTTGTATCTGATGAAAATTTATTTAATTATCAAGCAAAAGTTTTACGAGAACTTTCAGAAAGAGAGTCTTTTATTGTCATTGGAAGAGGGGCTGACTATATATTAAAAGACAAGCCAAATGTATTTAAAATATTTTTATATGCATCAGAGGAATTTTGCATTGAACATGAAATGAGTCATTTGTGTACAGATAGAAAAGGTGCAATAAAATATATAAAGAAATGGGATAATTATAGAAGTGAATATTATATGTATCATACTGGTAAAGAGTGGGAAAAAATGTCTAATTATGATTTGTGTATAAATACTGGAGAGTTAGGAATTGAAAAAAGTGTAAAATATATAAAAGAGTATATTAAATTAAGAATGGAAACCTTATAATTAGAACATTATTTTTGAAAGTAAATTATTATGTAAAGTTCTCTATAAACAGTAGGATTTATTATATAAAATTCATTGAAATTTATAAGATGCTGTTCAATCAATGTCAGAAAAGACGGATGATTGAACAGCATTTTATTTTATGTAAAAAAAATAGTAGATAATATTACATAGTTATATTAATAAGATGAATAAATTATGGATATTAAACATAGTATTAATTAGAGTAACAGAAGGAGGAATAAGAGATGAATATTTCAGGTAAGAAAGTGAATATAGGTTTTAACAGCAGAAAGGGTTACTTTTTTATTGTACTTATAATGTTTTGCTTGGGACTGTCTTTTGGACTTTATACAGTAAAATATATGGGACCAGCAGATAAAAACGATTTGATAAATTATTTTACCAGTTTTGCTAATTCTTTAGGAAATGATCAAATAAATTATGGAAGTTTACTAGTTGAGGTTGTGAAAAAAAATGTAATCATTATTTTACCTATATTTTTAGTTGGGTTAACTTTTTTTGGTGGGCCTGTAATATTAATTATTGATTTATTAAAAGGCTTCATACTAGGGTATACTTTTTCATTCATGGCTACTGTATTTCAAGGCAAAGGATTTGGACTAGCTATGATAAGTATTATTCCTCAAAATCTAATTTACATTCCATGCATTATTGGATTAAGCATAATTGGTCTTTCAATGTCTACTGAAAGTTTCAAAAGAAGGTTCTTTAAGAAAAACAAAGGTGATAGTCTATTTTCTGAAGGGATAGTAAAAAAGCTGGCTGTAATTGCAGTATTGTTTATAGCTGGAATATTGGTAGAAACTTATATATCACCAATGTTAATAAAATTTGTGGTTACAAAATTCTATTTGTAAATTCATATTAGAACATATGAAGAATATAAGCAGAGAGTGTTTTAGTTAGTTTGTCGAATGCTAATCAGAATCAATGGTATAGGAGAGAACAATGATAAATAGTATAAATAATTACAAGGATTATTTGTTAGAGAGTGGTAAAAGTGAAAATACTATATATGCATATGTAACAGATGTAACTCTCTATTTAAAATTTTTAAATAGAAAAAAGGTTGATATATATAAGAGTGATAATCTTACAGTGGCTTCTTACATTCAAAATCTTTTAAATCAGGGGAAATCTGAAAGATCTATAAATAGAATAGTAATAAGCTTACGTAATTTCTATTCATATCTTAAAAGTCAATCACTTATACAAGAGGTACCTAAAATAGAATATAAAAGTTCTAAAAACAATAGAAAACTGCCACAAATATTAACCATTGAAGAAGTAGACAAAATCATAAGAATTGTAGAAAAAGATTGTCCGAAGGGGATAAGAGATAATGCATTGTTGGAATTAATGTATGCTACAGGAATGAAAGTGTCCGAGCTTATTAATTTAAATGTTGAAGATGTCAATTTGGAATTGAATTTTGTTAGATGTACGGATAATAAACATTATGAAAGAATAATTCCAATTGGAAGAAGTGCTTGCAAAGCCTTATCAGAATATTTGAGCATAAGATATAAAATTGCTCAATGTGGAGTATCCAATCTTTTTGTTAATTTAAACGGAAATAAGTTAACAAGACAGGGCATATGGAGAATAGTTAAGGAATATTCAAGAAAAGCAGGAATTGATAAGGATGTAAACCTTAATACCTTCAGACATTCTTTTGCAGTTCATCTTCTTCAAAATGGAGCTAATGTAAGAGCAGTTCAAAAACTTCTTGGTAATCAGGTATTAACATATATGGACACTTACTACGAGATAATAAATAACGATAAAATCAATTACATTTATATGCATACACATCCAAGAGCTTAGCAAAATCAAGAAAAAAACAAATAGCTTGCAGGTTCCGGTCAGTTGCCACCAAAAGAAATTTGGTGGCAATTTTTATGTTATTATATTTTCAAATATAAGTAGGATAAGTTTGAGAATACCTGTTATAATATTAGTATTACTTTTTATTATTTTATAAAAATACTGAATATAATAGTTATAAGGGGGAAATAAAAAATGGTAAGAAGATATTTAGTCGTAATGGATTATGAGGATAGTATAGGAGATAGACACATATCAAATGATGTTATGAATTGGGAAGGAGATAAACCAGTTCTATCTGTGGATGATATTAGAGAAATAGAAGAAATGTACGAAAGAGAAAATTATTGGAGAAATGTAATAATAACGAATTTAGTATATTTAGGAGAGGTTTAGTAATGAAGAAAAAAATATGTATACTAGTAGCAAGTATATTTTTTATGACTCTTGTAGGATTTAGTGGAATTACAGCTTATGCAAAGTCATCATCTAGTCGTAGCAGCAGTCACTCAAGTAGCCGTTCTAGTGGCTCAAAAAGCAGTTCTTCACCAAGTAGCAGTAAATCATCTGGAAGTTCAAGTTCTAGCAAACCATCCAGTGGCAGTACAAGTACAAAAAATAGTAGCAACACATCACCAAGTTCAACTAAATCAAGTAGTTCTAGTAGTTCAAGCAATAGTAGTAAGTCATCAAGCTCAAGTAGTAGTAGTAAAACATCTAGTTCATCAAGCAGCAGTTCACCTAAATCAAGCTCAGGAACAACTAGCTCATCAAGTAAAAATTTTAATGGTTCAATTCCTGATAGTTATGCATCTCGTTCTGTAAGTAATAATTATTATTATAATAGTGGGAGCAGATGGAGTAATTTATTGAGCAACTATATGCTTTTTAGAATGTTAACTCCTAATAATAGAGTTTATGTAGATAGCTATGGAAATACAAGTTATGCACCAGCTTATAATGGATTTAGATCATGTATTGCTGATATAATTACATTTTTAGTTATAATAATTATAATATTTGTATTAGTTAGAAAATTTAGAAAAAGAAATAGGTAACAATATACATTTTAATAGAAAATACATAGAAAAAAGAGTATAATAGTAATTGGGGTAATTATAAGTTATGCCAATTACTATTATGTATTTTTGTACAAAGGAATAAATTTTGTATAAAGAAAACAGAAGAAATATTATGTTTTATGAAGGGGGAAATAAATATTATGAACAAGAGGACTTTAGATATAGCTATAATGTCCATAATGTTATTTGTTAGTACACTTATTCCGAGTTTTTTAAACTGGTCTGTAGGCGGAGCTGCAGCAGTTGCAGTATGTGCTTGTGTTATATCAGGAATTTACTTAATTTCAACATCATCAAAGGAAAAAGAGGACAAGACAGTTCAGATTAAGGAAGAGGTAAATGATGATCCTACTAATGAAATTAAGCATGAGGATGAAGATATTATACATTTCAATGAAAACAATATCATAAATTCTGATGAAATTAAAACTTTAGCAGAGTCACAAGAGAAATCAATGCACAGCATTAATGAAAGTTTATTAAAGGTGAATGATAATGTCACTAAAATTGAAAGTGAAGCTAAAGAATTAGATAATGTATGTACTAAAGCATCTGATGATAGCATGAAATTAGCAGAAGCCATATGCAAGACTATGTATCTTGTAAGTGTTGGAAGTGAAAATATGACTAATATGGATACATCAATAAAGAAAATTGGTGAAGCAAATACACAGCTTGACGAATCAATCAAGGCTGCAAATAACTCTACTAAGGAAGCAATTGATATTATTCATCTAATTGGAAGTATTGCAACACAGACAAATCTTCTTGCTCTTAATGCGGCAATTGAAGCGGCTAGAGCTGGAGAAGCTGGTAAAGGATTTTCGGTGGTAGCATCAGAAATAAGAAAGCTTGCTGATGATGTTAAAAATGCTGTAA
This genomic interval carries:
- a CDS encoding ABC transporter substrate-binding protein, with amino-acid sequence MKKVLTKLAAALTVASICMMSFTGCSETAETSSGGSSTGSQSDTINLGFVLPITGSVPNLGSAMKNGAELAIEEINDQGGINGKKIKAVIEDDENKPATAPNAITKLIDQDKVDAVLGTYASSCSIAMAPIATANKKVMLSIGSTNAKVTTEGGDYVFRACFIDPFQGKIAAEFAYDDLQAKQVALLYDVGKDYCVGISSTFKDTFQKLGGEVAYEGKYNTGESDFKSYLTEIGNKGVKVLFIPDDYDVVGLIAKQIKELGLNIQLLGSDSWSDPGLMAVGGDAVEGAYFTDHVSIKSENLKTFVSNYKNKYGQDPGAFSVLAYDSVYIMATAIKNAGSTDSDEIKDALKKLDENCGTTHYKFDENRDPIKSVVINKVSNGQFEFVKEIQPK
- a CDS encoding branched-chain amino acid ABC transporter permease, which gives rise to MNTLLQQIVNGVCQGSVYALIAIGYTMVYGIIKLINFAHCDIYMFGAYAGYFAVSVLRFGFTETLVFAMVACAALGMLIERVAYKPLRNSPKVTLFITTMGVELLLQNLIKTDMLAGPNTKSFPEIIPLKSYNIGSVIISNYQIIAILTTVIFCILLQFIIKKTSVGRAMRATSYDMDAASLMGINTNKVISLTFALGSLLAGTAGVLVGLLYPKLTPAMGVMPGLKSFVAAVLGGIGIIPGAMVGGIIMGLIETLSKVYISSGLSDAIAFSILIIILLVKPTGLFGKNSREKV
- a CDS encoding branched-chain amino acid ABC transporter permease, with translation MDINVNKAELNRNIKKTYIRYAITTGVLLIIYWMALLLIQKGIMDNYTLRIVKQIGIFMIAALGLNLILGFTGQLTMGHAAFMSIGAYGSAVMTQNFNMPFAVSLVMGTVLSCIMAALIGYPILRLKGDYLAICTLGFGEIVKVIIQNIDYVGGARGMTSIPTKSSLLIIFLCVAGCYALLKNLLHSSKGRAIMSVREDEIAAEAMGINTTKYKMMAFIIGSGMAGLAGGLYAHFNTFIDPVTFNFSKSFELITYVVLGGMGSISGTVLGTSILIFLPESLRGLSDVLKENRMLIYAFLLVVMMIFRPDGILGSREITVKGIKTSIKKLLSKKNSSNKSDKSETKVGV
- a CDS encoding ABC transporter ATP-binding protein — protein: MALLNVENLTIKFGGLTAVSEVNMEIGEQKLVGLIGPNGAGKTTLFNMLTGVYKPTYGKIEFDNERIDGIKPYDIASKRISRTFQNIRLFKDFTVLDNVMTSFDFQTKTTLLGSILHTPHQIIEEEKMREEAINYLKIMKLDHKFNEFAKNLSYGEQRRLEIARALAIKPKLLLLDEPAAGMNPQETKELTEMIRWIKDEFKISVLLIEHDMKLVMNVCEYIYVLSFGQIIANGVPEEIQKNPKVIEAYLGKGAV
- a CDS encoding ABC transporter ATP-binding protein — its product is MLKIENINVYYGAIHAIHELNIEVNDGEIVTLIGANGAGKTSTLRAISGLNPVKSGVISYDGKVISNIPPHKIVSSGISQVPEGRRVFGDQTCEENLLLGAYLKKDKKQINETMEKVFTWFPRIKERRNQLAGTLSGGEQQMLAIGRSLMASPKLLLLDEPSMGLAPIVVEEIFEIIKSIRKENTTILLVEQNANAALQIADRGYVVETGNIVLEGRAIDLLHDDAVRKAYLGD
- a CDS encoding AAA family ATPase encodes the protein MERFVIAITRRAGSGGTTIGEMLADEFSINLYDKKLLRIASEDSGINEAIFQNADERVKNSILYRVSKKVYKGELIPPESDNFVSDENLFNYQAKVLRELSERESFIVIGRGADYILKDKPNVFKIFLYASEEFCIEHEMSHLCTDRKGAIKYIKKWDNYRSEYYMYHTGKEWEKMSNYDLCINTGELGIEKSVKYIKEYIKLRMETL
- the spoIIM gene encoding stage II sporulation protein M yields the protein MNISGKKVNIGFNSRKGYFFIVLIMFCLGLSFGLYTVKYMGPADKNDLINYFTSFANSLGNDQINYGSLLVEVVKKNVIIILPIFLVGLTFFGGPVILIIDLLKGFILGYTFSFMATVFQGKGFGLAMISIIPQNLIYIPCIIGLSIIGLSMSTESFKRRFFKKNKGDSLFSEGIVKKLAVIAVLFIAGILVETYISPMLIKFVVTKFYL
- a CDS encoding tyrosine-type recombinase/integrase, with product MINSINNYKDYLLESGKSENTIYAYVTDVTLYLKFLNRKKVDIYKSDNLTVASYIQNLLNQGKSERSINRIVISLRNFYSYLKSQSLIQEVPKIEYKSSKNNRKLPQILTIEEVDKIIRIVEKDCPKGIRDNALLELMYATGMKVSELINLNVEDVNLELNFVRCTDNKHYERIIPIGRSACKALSEYLSIRYKIAQCGVSNLFVNLNGNKLTRQGIWRIVKEYSRKAGIDKDVNLNTFRHSFAVHLLQNGANVRAVQKLLGNQVLTYMDTYYEIINNDKINYIYMHTHPRA
- a CDS encoding methyl-accepting chemotaxis protein, giving the protein MNKRTLDIAIMSIMLFVSTLIPSFLNWSVGGAAAVAVCACVISGIYLISTSSKEKEDKTVQIKEEVNDDPTNEIKHEDEDIIHFNENNIINSDEIKTLAESQEKSMHSINESLLKVNDNVTKIESEAKELDNVCTKASDDSMKLAEAICKTMYLVSVGSENMTNMDTSIKKIGEANTQLDESIKAANNSTKEAIDIIHLIGSIATQTNLLALNAAIEAARAGEAGKGFSVVASEIRKLADDVKNAVNSVDAIINDITAAIEMITSNANESGELIKESITNVATTEETFQSIVTEVGEIDGNANIIAELSTSCQNLSNAVSGMTSEQLNFVNNTLDELKNALNINKDIINEL